From the genome of Nomia melanderi isolate GNS246 chromosome 14, iyNomMela1, whole genome shotgun sequence, one region includes:
- the LOC116428573 gene encoding uncharacterized protein LOC116428573: MSAKKSQKIEAQVVEAIRRLQAVQGSTPREISSYISQEYDLPSSEIKRQVQIALKRGVSYGILQKLKGGCYTYNLDFLERHPVAMADTGVEMPSRHRRSRRGRRRSRRRGRSGKRRRSRRSRRRSGRRRSRRSRGRRRRRRSDVPQDIDALDVNILAKQPKRSTSLLRKESPQSEGSSISGASEGKQGE, translated from the exons ATGTCCGCGAAGAAATCTCAAAAAATCGAGGCTCAAGTGGTGGAAGCTATACGCAGGCTGCAGGCTGTCCAAGGATCGACTCCTCGAGAAATTAGCAGCTATATTTCCCAGGAATATGACCTGCCAAGCTCAGAGATCAAGCGGCAGGTTCAGATCGCCTTGAAACGCGGCGTTTCTTATGGGATCTTGCAGAAACTGAAGGG GGGATGCTACACCTACAACCTGGACTTCCTGGAGAGGCACCCGGTGGCCATGGCGGACACCGGCGTGGAGATGCCTTCCAGGCACCGTAGAAGCAGAAGAGGTAGAAGACGTTCGCGAAGGCGAGGTCGATCGGGCAAGAGAAGAAGGAGCCGCAGGTCAAGGCGGCGATCCGGCAGAAGGAGGTCCAGACGGAGCCGcggcaggaggaggaggaggaggtctGATGTGCCACAGGACATCGACGCGCTGGACGTGAACATCCTCGCTAAACAGCCGAAGAGGAGCACCAGCCTCTTGAGGAAAGAGAGCCCGCAGAGCGAGGGGTCAAGCATTTCCGGCGCCTCGGAGGGCAAGCAGGGAGAGTGA